In Paenarthrobacter sp. GOM3, a single window of DNA contains:
- a CDS encoding ATP-dependent nuclease encodes MKLDCLTIQNFRALKSISIPLSTFGCIIGENNAGKSSVLHALVFALTGQTPRKLNERDFHDPSLPIRVELKLTDITTADFAQIGAANHRAAMESDVINGELTLVRIVAPGSTKQVLQLSKACPANENLLPEVLKPKMTGKKDTELYETVIGLIPELADRLDPKKLTQKQVAEACDSVVANIPRCDLVMRDCPLGTGIEAAVKDFLPEPIYIEAVKDVAGEMKTAETATFGKLLKLLLDEVEDEFDDLQAQFQDLQKRLSRVLDSNGEPAEDLRLEAVKKIEQTVEDFVRESFPGVELRLNVPVPELKTIFSTAEMSIDDGHEGPVTGKGDGLKRAVAFAILRAYTLLRAEGLGSRPGGKPSRRMNVLLFEEPELYLHPKGQRQLFRALELFSHDHPVLVTTHSPLFFSADATTTFTKLRKAPSAGGLSKVSEAFPVNVTQMNEREAFQIICHENNESAFFSNAVVLVEGESDAVVFPHLAEVINPEWSHLERNLSFVITGGKTNISKYRSFFDHFKIDVHVLCDLDALLDGFSHINTDGSIKNLRDQMIETVDAALPSEDEIAISAKDAEKLSNRGRLKSQWESAERAYQQWDGSELAMKTINDLMKAFFGTRRGGERLNVLRTDTAEVLRLKNELLKRLRDEKVYVFSRGDLEAYYGSVDRTGLGGKDKVRLAMHVKSTITNVDDFRKLHGEDADEVVDELSEIMSRVYERLVPVA; translated from the coding sequence TTGAAGCTTGACTGCCTTACCATCCAGAATTTCCGGGCGTTGAAAAGCATCTCCATACCGCTTTCAACGTTCGGGTGCATCATCGGCGAGAACAATGCTGGGAAGTCTTCCGTCCTGCACGCATTAGTCTTTGCGCTGACAGGGCAGACCCCACGCAAGCTAAACGAGCGCGACTTTCACGACCCCTCCTTGCCCATCCGAGTAGAGCTCAAACTCACCGATATTACGACTGCGGACTTCGCTCAAATCGGTGCTGCCAACCACCGGGCTGCGATGGAAAGCGATGTGATCAACGGTGAGCTAACACTTGTTCGTATCGTGGCGCCGGGGTCAACGAAACAGGTCCTGCAGCTCTCGAAGGCATGCCCCGCAAATGAAAACCTTCTTCCGGAAGTCCTGAAGCCAAAAATGACCGGTAAAAAGGACACCGAACTCTATGAGACAGTGATTGGTCTAATCCCGGAGTTAGCGGACCGGCTCGACCCGAAAAAGCTGACCCAGAAGCAAGTAGCTGAGGCTTGCGATTCGGTCGTTGCCAATATACCGAGGTGCGATCTCGTTATGCGCGATTGCCCCCTCGGCACCGGGATCGAGGCAGCAGTCAAAGACTTCCTCCCGGAGCCGATCTATATCGAAGCAGTTAAAGACGTCGCAGGTGAAATGAAGACTGCGGAGACAGCTACCTTCGGTAAGCTTCTTAAACTACTCCTGGACGAGGTCGAGGACGAGTTCGACGACCTCCAGGCTCAATTCCAAGATCTGCAGAAACGGCTTTCCAGGGTGCTGGATTCAAACGGCGAGCCCGCCGAGGACTTGAGGCTGGAAGCTGTAAAAAAGATTGAGCAGACGGTTGAAGACTTCGTGAGGGAAAGCTTCCCCGGAGTAGAACTCCGGTTGAACGTTCCTGTACCTGAGCTAAAGACCATTTTTTCAACTGCCGAGATGAGCATCGACGATGGTCATGAGGGGCCTGTGACGGGTAAGGGAGATGGTCTCAAACGTGCCGTAGCATTTGCGATCCTAAGGGCATACACCTTATTGCGGGCAGAGGGTCTAGGCAGCCGGCCAGGTGGGAAGCCGAGCCGCCGGATGAATGTCCTATTGTTCGAAGAGCCTGAGCTCTACTTGCACCCTAAGGGCCAGCGGCAACTCTTTCGAGCACTGGAGTTGTTCTCCCACGACCACCCAGTCCTCGTGACGACGCATTCGCCTCTGTTTTTCAGTGCTGATGCAACGACCACCTTCACCAAGCTTCGCAAAGCGCCGAGTGCTGGAGGCCTCTCTAAAGTGTCGGAGGCCTTCCCTGTCAATGTCACACAAATGAATGAGAGGGAAGCCTTCCAAATTATCTGTCACGAGAACAATGAGAGCGCGTTCTTCTCAAATGCCGTCGTGCTGGTGGAAGGAGAGAGTGATGCTGTTGTATTTCCTCATCTGGCCGAGGTAATCAACCCCGAATGGAGTCATCTCGAGCGAAATCTTTCCTTCGTGATCACGGGCGGTAAGACGAACATCTCTAAGTACCGTTCGTTCTTCGATCATTTCAAGATCGACGTACACGTGCTCTGTGACCTTGACGCGCTGTTGGATGGCTTCAGTCACATCAATACAGACGGATCCATCAAGAACCTTCGGGATCAGATGATTGAGACTGTCGATGCTGCGCTCCCCTCTGAGGACGAAATAGCGATCTCGGCAAAAGATGCCGAGAAGCTATCGAATCGAGGCAGACTCAAATCACAGTGGGAAAGCGCAGAGCGGGCATATCAGCAGTGGGATGGCAGCGAGTTGGCAATGAAGACCATAAATGACTTGATGAAAGCATTCTTCGGAACACGGCGCGGAGGCGAGAGGCTGAATGTCCTGAGAACAGACACAGCAGAGGTCCTGCGTCTCAAGAATGAGCTACTCAAGCGCCTGCGGGATGAAAAAGTCTACGTCTTCTCCAGGGGTGATCTGGAGGCTTACTACGGCTCAGTTGACCGCACCGGGCTTGGAGGCAAGGACAAGGTTCGGCTAGCCATGCACGTGAAATCGACGATAACGAATGTAGATGACTTCCGGAAGCTGCATGGAGAGGATGCCGATGAAGTCGTGGACGAACTTTCCGAAATTATGTCACGTGTCTACGAGCGACTGGTGCCGGTCGCGTAG
- a CDS encoding TetR/AcrR family transcriptional regulator: MTTTTEQATSKPASRRRGPYATTPARRAEMVRAASASFAEHGYERASLRDIAARANVTHAALLRHFATKDDLLLAALAQRDLDDAELANRIMESKVPREKVLSSILQEEFAHPEHLRNWLAITIAATNPSHPAHDFFISRRAKMREHFTSKKLSTTEDSQELTADDKVTMVMAMVDGLRIQYLLDPERESLHLMETLMRFIASPDDD; encoded by the coding sequence GTGACCACAACTACCGAACAAGCAACCTCCAAACCAGCATCCCGCCGGCGCGGCCCCTACGCCACCACTCCGGCAAGGCGGGCTGAAATGGTCCGGGCAGCCTCTGCCAGCTTCGCTGAGCACGGCTACGAACGCGCCAGCCTCCGGGACATCGCGGCACGCGCCAACGTCACCCACGCCGCCCTTCTCCGCCACTTCGCCACCAAGGACGACCTCCTCCTTGCCGCCCTGGCCCAGCGCGACCTCGACGACGCCGAACTCGCCAACCGCATCATGGAATCAAAAGTCCCCCGCGAGAAGGTCCTGAGCAGCATCCTCCAAGAAGAGTTCGCCCACCCCGAGCACCTCCGAAACTGGCTCGCCATCACCATCGCCGCCACCAACCCCAGCCACCCGGCTCACGACTTCTTCATTTCCCGGCGCGCAAAGATGCGCGAGCACTTCACCAGCAAGAAACTGTCCACCACCGAAGACAGCCAGGAACTGACCGCCGACGACAAAGTCACCATGGTGATGGCCATGGTGGACGGCCTTCGGATCCAGTACCTCCTGGACCCCGAACGGGAATCCCTGCACCTCATGGAAACGCTGATGCGGTTCATCGCATCCCCAGACGACGATTAA
- a CDS encoding MFS transporter gives MTTNNHEAPSLAGGVAAAQPVPGNQPPTADASTQLMEEPQSPVSRSYIFWLMLASFGASIAMMVPLSYGIAVRITELAPGQEQVLGFITGIAQLVYLIISPIVGIWSDRTRSRFGRRSPFIFLGTAIGLVGLVVMGLAPNLLVVGAGWILGMSGWSISGAAIQNLMADKLPEAQRGRVSALTGLMTQIAPVLGIGVAYAVSSNTLLVFVVPGVIGAILLALFPLIKPEGSSKEVVIDSQVTFRSVVASYGFSVRKYPDFAWNWLGRFVFFMGLYFNTTFGTFFYAQRLGLPVREVAGVVATIGMLGVVAAAAGALLGGFLSDKLRRRRLFVIIAALIFVAGALAEAFAWSLPQLIIGAVLMQTAIAVFATVDQAIIFAILPNRTETARYMAVVAFAQKIPSAVAPLIASVIITIGITGTDKNYTFLYLAGAVLALLGGSVIALKVKSVR, from the coding sequence GTGACTACGAACAATCACGAGGCCCCCAGCCTCGCCGGGGGCGTCGCCGCCGCACAGCCGGTCCCTGGCAACCAGCCGCCAACCGCGGATGCGAGCACTCAACTGATGGAGGAACCTCAGAGTCCCGTCAGCAGGAGTTACATCTTTTGGCTGATGCTCGCCAGCTTCGGAGCGTCCATTGCCATGATGGTGCCGCTTTCATACGGCATCGCTGTGAGGATCACGGAGCTCGCCCCCGGCCAAGAACAGGTACTGGGCTTCATCACGGGCATAGCCCAGCTGGTCTACCTGATCATCAGCCCGATCGTGGGGATTTGGAGCGACCGGACGAGGTCCCGCTTTGGTCGCCGTAGCCCGTTCATTTTCCTGGGGACGGCCATCGGTCTGGTCGGCCTGGTAGTCATGGGTCTGGCGCCCAACCTCCTCGTGGTAGGAGCCGGATGGATCCTTGGTATGTCCGGTTGGTCGATCTCCGGCGCTGCCATTCAGAACCTGATGGCGGACAAACTGCCGGAAGCGCAGCGCGGACGGGTCTCAGCGCTAACAGGCCTCATGACCCAGATTGCGCCCGTTTTGGGCATTGGTGTTGCCTACGCTGTCTCCTCTAACACTCTCCTGGTCTTCGTGGTCCCGGGCGTCATCGGTGCAATACTTTTGGCACTCTTCCCGCTTATCAAGCCGGAGGGCAGTTCCAAAGAAGTCGTCATTGATTCGCAGGTAACGTTCCGCTCGGTGGTTGCCAGCTACGGTTTCAGCGTCCGGAAGTACCCCGATTTCGCGTGGAACTGGTTAGGCCGCTTCGTCTTTTTCATGGGCCTGTACTTCAACACCACCTTCGGCACGTTCTTTTACGCGCAGCGCCTTGGTCTGCCCGTCCGGGAGGTCGCCGGTGTTGTGGCCACGATCGGCATGTTGGGTGTCGTCGCGGCAGCAGCAGGTGCCCTGCTGGGTGGATTCCTCTCGGACAAGCTCAGGCGGCGCAGGCTGTTCGTCATCATCGCTGCTTTGATCTTCGTGGCAGGGGCCTTGGCTGAGGCTTTCGCCTGGTCGCTTCCGCAGCTGATCATCGGTGCAGTCCTCATGCAGACTGCCATCGCCGTGTTCGCGACCGTTGACCAAGCCATCATCTTCGCCATCCTGCCCAACCGCACGGAAACTGCGCGCTACATGGCGGTGGTGGCCTTCGCGCAAAAGATCCCAAGCGCCGTTGCACCTCTGATCGCATCGGTGATCATCACCATCGGTATTACGGGAACGGACAAGAACTACACCTTCCTCTATCTGGCCGGCGCTGTCCTTGCGCTCCTTGGCGGCTCCGTCATCGCTCTCAAGGTTAAGTCCGTTCGCTAA
- a CDS encoding family 78 glycoside hydrolase catalytic domain, giving the protein MDHMPFGLTVDSGGDQFPVTGPAPRLSWKVSAGIPAKAFELEATVDGVAQPLASTGGRLFVPWPWAELRSRQRVTWRVRAAEPAAAWSAWSSFEAGLFDADWTASWISPVEREDKPYGQRPAHVLATEFDLGDLTGSKVVTSARLYATALGVYTAAINSKRAGSAELSPGSTSYDRTLYAQASDVTSLVRSGGNRMEIELSDGWYRGQVGAFRHPAQWGTKLGARAELHLEFADGSHRVIGTDGTWTSAPSPTTRADLMEGQTVDFTVPSAAPSVVLVDEVTAPGIEWSPAPPVKVIASRPAESLHELRPGVWIADFGQNASGWIRLDDLGPAGTRTVIDYGEHLGPDGDLSTSHLDSHRPGEPARIFSQRDEVSAGEERAVFEPRHTVHGFQYARITRDATGMDLAPLDHAGVTMQVVHSDLPQTGDFSCSDADLNALYRTGEWSFLGNAVDVPTDCPTRERLAWTGDYQVFISTATRLRDVLGFSRKWLRSVRDDQLEDGRIANFSPDGRRIKNHLDDQFAMMTGSAGWGDAIVAVPWELYVAYGDEAVLAENWEAMVRWVQWALEMARTTRHHERVKASATPEPYEQYLWDGTFHWGEWTEPKKRDAEGHLIDPVQDDPMAWFMEDKGEVGTAYLYRSAATLGRIAGVLGQTEEAAKYATIAEAVRDAWRLAYLRDDGTTAADTQASYVRALSFGLLPADRRGQAGDRLVELIREAGTYLGTGFLSTGDLLPVLVEAGRSDVAHELLFQRTAPSWLSMVDKGATTIWESWEGIDEHGHAHDSLNHYSKATVLRFLHERTLGLRQAPGSIAWRSVVIAPTLAPGITWAKGTHESPYGTIRVHWQLDGETLRIDADIPAETEARIVFPDGSEHHAGPGRFRASAPVSMHEPEAVPAT; this is encoded by the coding sequence ATGGACCACATGCCATTCGGGCTTACCGTAGACAGCGGCGGGGATCAGTTCCCTGTCACGGGGCCGGCCCCACGGTTGTCTTGGAAAGTCAGCGCAGGGATCCCGGCAAAGGCCTTCGAGCTTGAGGCGACGGTCGACGGCGTGGCGCAGCCACTTGCGTCCACGGGCGGGCGCCTCTTTGTTCCCTGGCCTTGGGCTGAACTGCGCAGCAGGCAGCGGGTCACCTGGCGCGTGCGAGCGGCGGAACCAGCGGCCGCTTGGTCGGCATGGTCCTCTTTTGAGGCGGGTCTTTTCGACGCCGACTGGACGGCTTCGTGGATTTCTCCAGTAGAGCGGGAGGACAAGCCATACGGCCAGCGTCCAGCCCACGTGCTTGCTACGGAGTTTGATCTGGGAGACCTGACCGGCTCCAAGGTCGTGACCTCTGCCCGACTCTACGCCACAGCACTGGGCGTTTACACTGCCGCGATCAACTCCAAACGGGCAGGTTCAGCGGAACTGTCACCCGGGTCGACGTCGTACGACCGTACTCTCTACGCCCAGGCGTCCGACGTGACGTCGCTGGTTCGGTCGGGCGGGAACCGCATGGAAATCGAGCTCTCGGACGGTTGGTACCGGGGACAGGTGGGAGCGTTCCGGCACCCCGCGCAATGGGGAACGAAGCTCGGTGCCCGGGCTGAACTACACCTTGAATTTGCTGATGGTTCCCACCGCGTTATCGGAACGGACGGCACGTGGACCAGCGCACCATCGCCCACGACCCGTGCGGATCTCATGGAAGGTCAGACGGTCGACTTCACGGTTCCGTCCGCGGCTCCGTCCGTGGTTTTGGTGGACGAAGTGACCGCCCCGGGAATCGAATGGTCACCCGCCCCGCCGGTCAAAGTGATCGCTTCGCGCCCAGCTGAGAGTCTTCATGAACTGCGGCCCGGTGTCTGGATCGCAGACTTTGGCCAGAATGCCTCCGGTTGGATCCGGCTCGACGATCTTGGACCTGCCGGCACGCGTACCGTCATTGACTATGGCGAGCACCTTGGCCCTGACGGTGACCTGTCAACCTCGCATCTTGATTCACATCGGCCAGGTGAACCCGCCCGGATCTTCTCACAACGGGACGAAGTCTCGGCAGGGGAGGAGCGTGCTGTCTTTGAACCACGGCACACGGTCCACGGATTCCAGTACGCGCGCATCACCCGCGACGCGACAGGCATGGACCTGGCCCCGTTGGATCATGCCGGCGTCACCATGCAGGTGGTTCACAGTGACCTGCCACAAACCGGTGATTTCTCCTGCAGCGACGCGGACCTGAATGCCCTGTACCGAACCGGGGAGTGGAGCTTCCTCGGCAACGCAGTGGACGTCCCTACGGATTGCCCCACGCGTGAACGCCTGGCATGGACGGGCGACTACCAGGTCTTCATTTCCACAGCCACCCGACTGCGGGACGTGCTGGGGTTCAGTCGCAAGTGGTTGCGGTCCGTCCGTGACGACCAACTCGAGGATGGACGGATTGCGAACTTCTCTCCCGACGGCCGCCGCATCAAGAATCACCTGGATGACCAGTTCGCCATGATGACCGGTTCGGCCGGTTGGGGAGACGCCATCGTGGCGGTGCCGTGGGAGCTCTATGTGGCCTATGGGGATGAAGCAGTTCTTGCCGAGAACTGGGAGGCCATGGTCCGGTGGGTCCAATGGGCACTGGAGATGGCACGGACAACCCGACACCACGAGCGCGTGAAAGCATCGGCCACGCCCGAGCCCTACGAGCAGTACCTGTGGGATGGCACGTTCCACTGGGGCGAATGGACTGAACCCAAGAAGCGCGACGCCGAAGGGCACCTGATCGACCCCGTCCAGGACGACCCCATGGCCTGGTTCATGGAAGACAAGGGAGAGGTCGGGACGGCGTATCTGTACCGGTCGGCCGCGACTCTTGGGCGCATCGCCGGGGTTCTGGGACAGACGGAAGAGGCAGCGAAGTACGCCACCATCGCGGAAGCCGTCCGCGATGCATGGCGCCTGGCCTACCTTCGGGACGATGGAACGACGGCGGCCGACACCCAGGCAAGCTACGTCAGGGCGTTGTCCTTCGGACTGCTTCCTGCAGATCGGCGCGGGCAAGCCGGGGACCGGCTGGTTGAGCTGATCCGCGAGGCAGGAACCTACCTCGGTACGGGCTTCCTGTCCACTGGCGACCTGCTTCCCGTCCTCGTCGAAGCGGGGCGATCCGACGTTGCCCATGAGCTCCTTTTCCAGCGCACGGCACCGTCCTGGCTATCCATGGTGGACAAGGGCGCAACAACCATTTGGGAGTCCTGGGAAGGGATCGACGAGCACGGTCATGCGCACGATTCCCTCAACCACTACAGCAAAGCCACTGTCCTCAGGTTCCTGCACGAGCGCACCCTGGGACTGAGGCAGGCGCCGGGATCCATCGCTTGGCGCTCCGTAGTGATCGCCCCGACGCTGGCTCCGGGCATCACTTGGGCCAAGGGAACCCACGAGTCCCCGTACGGCACCATCCGCGTTCACTGGCAGCTCGACGGCGAAACCCTGCGGATCGATGCCGATATCCCTGCCGAAACAGAAGCGCGCATCGTCTTCCCGGACGGCTCCGAGCACCACGCAGGACCAGGTCGCTTCCGGGCCAGCGCACCCGTATCCATGCACGAACCCGAGGCCGTTCCCGCGACCTGA
- a CDS encoding glycoside hydrolase family 1 protein: MTTFPADFLWGAATAGHQIEGNNVNSDWWARELTMPGMELSGDACDSYHRYREDIDLLADAGLTSYRFSLEWSRIEPAPGAFSKAELAHYRRMIEHCFARNVTPVVTLQHFTTPQWFANDGGWLAPDASEKFQRYVTEATTILEGVDWVVTMNEPNMQAAIMTAMRRMQVAEGGQWQSPTVEGTEEPKQTHSDFLTYADPEIGRAFTAIHHGARDIVRARTTAKVGWTIAAGALTAAPGGEEKLLEIRYGKEDVYWEGSRGDDFVGVQAYSSQEVDANGLVPHPANPDNTLVGTAYRPDALAMAVRHAWSVTGGVPVMVTENGIATADDNQRIRYTSEALQGLQHAMADGIDVRGYLHWSLLDNFEWGHWEPTFGLIAVDRDTFTRIPKPSLAWLGSVARSNQIDVEVPA, translated from the coding sequence ATGACCACTTTCCCCGCCGACTTTCTCTGGGGCGCGGCAACCGCCGGCCACCAGATCGAAGGCAACAACGTCAACAGCGACTGGTGGGCTCGTGAACTGACCATGCCAGGCATGGAACTCTCCGGAGATGCCTGCGACAGCTACCACCGCTACCGTGAAGACATCGATCTCCTGGCCGATGCCGGCCTTACGTCCTACCGTTTCAGCCTCGAATGGTCGCGTATTGAACCCGCCCCGGGAGCCTTCTCCAAGGCCGAACTGGCCCATTACCGCCGCATGATCGAGCACTGCTTCGCCCGGAACGTCACCCCCGTGGTCACTTTGCAGCACTTCACCACTCCGCAGTGGTTCGCGAACGACGGCGGCTGGTTGGCTCCGGACGCTTCGGAAAAGTTCCAGCGGTACGTCACGGAGGCAACCACCATCCTGGAAGGCGTGGACTGGGTGGTGACCATGAATGAACCCAATATGCAGGCGGCGATCATGACGGCCATGCGCCGCATGCAAGTGGCAGAGGGCGGCCAGTGGCAGAGTCCCACTGTTGAGGGAACGGAAGAGCCCAAACAAACACACAGCGACTTCCTCACCTACGCTGATCCGGAGATCGGGCGGGCATTCACCGCCATCCACCACGGTGCCCGCGACATCGTCCGAGCCCGCACCACCGCGAAAGTCGGGTGGACCATCGCCGCGGGGGCTCTCACCGCGGCTCCTGGCGGGGAGGAGAAACTCCTCGAAATCCGCTACGGCAAGGAAGACGTCTACTGGGAAGGCAGCCGCGGCGATGACTTTGTTGGAGTGCAGGCATACTCAAGCCAGGAAGTGGACGCCAACGGCTTGGTACCTCACCCTGCCAACCCGGACAATACGCTGGTGGGCACCGCCTACCGCCCCGACGCCCTCGCCATGGCGGTGCGGCACGCCTGGTCAGTAACCGGCGGAGTCCCGGTGATGGTCACCGAAAACGGCATCGCTACCGCCGACGACAACCAGCGCATCCGCTACACCTCAGAGGCCCTGCAAGGTTTGCAGCATGCCATGGCTGACGGCATCGACGTCCGCGGCTACCTCCACTGGTCCCTGCTGGACAACTTCGAATGGGGACACTGGGAACCAACCTTTGGTCTGATTGCCGTGGACAGGGACACGTTCACACGCATACCCAAACCGAGCCTCGCCTGGCTGGGAAGTGTCGCCCGAAGCAACCAGATCGACGTCGAGGTGCCCGCGTGA
- a CDS encoding SDR family NAD(P)-dependent oxidoreductase produces the protein MTTAFADASLTPVRDLLSLTGRTAVITGAAQGLGKAIASRLAEAGADVLLADIDGKRAREAAAEIAARFPARSLGIDMDVTASESVRKAASFAAAELGGIDIWVNNAGVFPSIPVLETQDEEWEQVFAVNTRGVFNGSREAARYMNGSGVIINIISTAGFEGTAPGLASYVGSKHAVRGMTKQMALEFAPLGIRVLGVAPTFVPTEGTMAAAAIYTGDAGPTSESRTNAVMTGSLMGRLGTPDDVARVVLFCASDLSTIMTGSTLLADAGKTI, from the coding sequence GTGACCACCGCATTCGCCGACGCTTCCCTTACCCCAGTCCGGGACCTGCTTTCCCTGACCGGCCGCACGGCTGTCATCACCGGTGCCGCCCAAGGCCTGGGCAAAGCCATCGCGTCCCGGTTGGCCGAAGCCGGGGCGGACGTTCTTCTGGCAGACATCGACGGCAAACGGGCGCGGGAAGCTGCCGCAGAAATCGCTGCACGCTTCCCAGCCCGATCGCTGGGGATCGACATGGACGTGACAGCCTCGGAATCAGTGCGCAAGGCCGCCTCGTTTGCGGCTGCTGAGCTGGGAGGCATCGACATCTGGGTCAATAACGCGGGCGTCTTTCCCAGCATCCCGGTCCTGGAAACGCAGGACGAAGAATGGGAGCAGGTGTTCGCCGTTAATACCAGAGGGGTCTTCAACGGGTCCCGGGAAGCCGCACGTTACATGAACGGCAGCGGAGTGATCATTAACATCATCTCCACCGCGGGCTTTGAGGGAACGGCCCCGGGCCTTGCCTCCTATGTGGGCTCCAAGCACGCCGTCCGCGGCATGACCAAGCAGATGGCGCTGGAGTTTGCACCCTTGGGAATCAGGGTGCTGGGAGTAGCGCCCACCTTCGTGCCCACCGAGGGCACCATGGCGGCTGCCGCCATATACACCGGGGACGCTGGTCCGACGTCTGAGTCCCGGACGAACGCGGTGATGACCGGCAGCCTTATGGGACGGCTGGGAACACCGGACGACGTTGCGCGCGTAGTGCTGTTCTGCGCCAGTGATTTGTCCACCATCATGACCGGCAGCACGCTGTTGGCGGACGCAGGCAAAACCATCTGA
- a CDS encoding LysE family translocator, with protein MISLTQIGATALACVVLIALPGPSVMFVVGRALTFGRTNAVLSVLGNAIGCYLAGVAVALGLGPLLERSEFLFQTIKWAGIAYLIWLGVQALRKAGSVTDTAPATTGSQSRWEAIRTGIIVGLTNPKSFVLFTAVVPQFINPAAGNTTLQILLLGLIPLFIGLVTDTTWALLASRARAWLARSPRRMTIAARGGGISILGVGVSLALSDTRP; from the coding sequence GTGATTTCCCTGACCCAGATTGGCGCCACCGCCCTTGCCTGCGTAGTTCTCATCGCCCTTCCTGGACCAAGCGTCATGTTCGTTGTGGGAAGGGCCCTGACATTTGGGCGAACCAATGCAGTCTTGAGCGTTCTGGGGAACGCCATAGGTTGCTATCTCGCGGGAGTCGCCGTCGCGCTTGGCTTGGGGCCACTGCTGGAGCGCTCTGAATTTCTATTCCAGACCATCAAATGGGCGGGCATTGCATATCTGATCTGGCTCGGAGTGCAGGCCCTCCGCAAAGCCGGCTCCGTCACTGACACGGCACCAGCCACCACAGGCTCCCAGTCCCGGTGGGAGGCTATACGCACCGGAATCATTGTGGGACTGACAAACCCCAAGAGCTTTGTGTTATTCACTGCGGTCGTCCCTCAGTTCATCAACCCGGCCGCAGGAAACACAACCCTTCAGATTCTGCTGCTGGGCCTCATCCCGCTGTTCATCGGCCTCGTCACGGACACTACGTGGGCCCTCCTGGCCAGCCGGGCACGCGCCTGGCTGGCCAGGTCACCGCGGAGGATGACCATCGCTGCGCGTGGCGGCGGCATCTCAATCCTCGGCGTCGGAGTCTCACTCGCCCTGAGCGATACCCGCCCCTGA
- the manA gene encoding mannose-6-phosphate isomerase, class I produces MHLLTGARRSYDWGSTTSMPEFLGTDPDGKPFAELWLGAHPTGPSTITGPKGTEGLDERVARDRLGNLGQRVDAAFGRLPYLVKLLAPAKPLSIQVHPTRELAAKGFLEEERQGIPLDDPHRTFKDTNNKPEMVYAISHFEGLAGFRPRQEIALLLEEIAGPLEPARDRLSIGPGEHGMRLMLETLVGLSQADIQSVLEIAASLAPAHPHPVVRAACGTVADLATEYPGDVGAVVSLVLNRVHLAPGESMFLADGVPHAYLRGFGLEVMANSDNVLRLGLTSKHIDIEAMLGAVDFSSSGFDVPSTPKDAAAHTFRPPVPDFALSIARPRETGNDSITLPGNGPRILVCLDGSVTVMTEASAETCTVSRGQALFVPATEGGIHVAGLGEVAQAFVP; encoded by the coding sequence GTGCATTTACTGACCGGAGCCCGGCGCTCCTATGACTGGGGATCCACCACGTCCATGCCCGAATTTCTTGGCACGGATCCTGATGGCAAACCCTTTGCCGAGCTATGGTTGGGAGCGCATCCGACGGGACCGTCAACTATCACCGGGCCCAAAGGAACGGAGGGCTTGGACGAGCGGGTGGCCAGGGACCGGCTCGGGAATCTCGGGCAAAGGGTTGATGCTGCCTTCGGACGCCTGCCGTATCTTGTGAAGCTACTGGCACCCGCCAAGCCCCTGTCCATCCAGGTGCATCCCACGCGCGAGCTGGCAGCGAAGGGTTTCCTGGAGGAGGAACGGCAGGGCATCCCCCTGGACGATCCCCACCGCACTTTCAAAGACACGAACAACAAGCCTGAAATGGTTTACGCCATCTCACATTTCGAGGGGTTGGCGGGATTCCGTCCGCGCCAGGAGATAGCCCTGCTCCTTGAGGAAATCGCCGGACCGCTGGAACCCGCACGGGATCGGCTCAGCATCGGTCCGGGTGAACATGGCATGAGGTTGATGCTGGAGACATTGGTGGGATTGTCCCAGGCGGACATCCAGTCAGTGCTGGAAATCGCTGCGTCATTAGCCCCGGCGCATCCACATCCAGTGGTCCGGGCCGCCTGTGGAACAGTAGCTGACCTCGCCACGGAATACCCAGGCGATGTTGGTGCCGTGGTTTCCTTGGTCCTGAACAGGGTGCACCTGGCACCTGGCGAGTCGATGTTCCTCGCTGACGGAGTTCCGCACGCATATTTACGTGGTTTCGGCCTCGAAGTCATGGCCAACTCCGATAACGTCCTCAGGCTGGGACTGACAAGCAAACACATCGACATCGAGGCAATGCTGGGGGCTGTGGACTTCTCCTCCAGCGGCTTCGACGTCCCCTCCACGCCGAAAGATGCCGCCGCCCACACCTTCCGGCCACCAGTCCCCGATTTCGCGTTGAGCATTGCCCGTCCCAGAGAGACCGGCAATGACAGTATCACTTTGCCGGGCAACGGTCCCCGCATTCTGGTGTGCCTCGACGGCAGCGTTACAGTGATGACGGAGGCCTCGGCAGAGACCTGCACCGTAAGCAGGGGGCAGGCACTCTTTGTCCCGGCGACGGAAGGCGGAATCCACGTGGCAGGCCTTGGCGAGGTAGCCCAAGCCTTTGTACCTTGA